ACGATGCGTCCCAGTTCCGGAAAACGCGAGACGGCATCCATGCAATTGACGAGACGCTCAACGAGAAGGGTGGCGTAGTGGCTCGAGTCCCGAGCGACGTAATCGCGAATTGCCTCGACATCGGCAACCGCTTGCTCGGTCCAGCGAATGGCAGTCACCCGAGAAGGCGCCGCTTCACGTCGTCGTGGTTCACCAACTTGCCGGCGTCCGCCTGCCGAAGCCCTTCTTCCACTTTGGCAATGAAATACAAGCGCTCCATGGCCTGTTCAACCGTCGCGTCCGCAGGGAGCTGCTTCACGGCATCCAGCACTCGGTCTTTCGTTGTTTCAGCGGGCATCTGCTCCTCCTGGTTCCTTGAAAGATGGAGGGCTGATCCTGCCCCCGCTAGGGCGGACTGGACGCTTGCATGGACGGGGAAATGCAGGGAGAGCCCGCCCTGAGGAAGGCGGCTCGAAGCACTGTCATCCTGAGCGAAGCACCCCGAAGGAGCCTGCCCTGAGCCTGTCGAAGGGGTGCGAAGTCGAAGAGCCTGCCCTGAGGTTTGTCATCCTGAGCGAAGTCGAAGGATCTCTTGCACTGTTGAGAGGTCCCTTCGCTGCGCTCAGGGCAGGCTCTTCGACTGCGCAGCCTTCCAGGCTGCTTCGCTCAGGATGACAACACTTTGGTGCTCCGCTCAGGATGACAACCCTGGGGGGCGCTTCACTCAACACCACTCCACCCCCATCACACCCCCGGCGGCAGCAGCCCCATCGGCGTCTCGGGCGTCTCGTCGCGCCGGGTGAACGGACCGAAGACGTTGCGGACCGCCTTCCACCCGGCGAGGAGTTCGCTGTCGTTGGCGAAGCGCTTGGCGTTCAGGACGTTGAGGATCCCGACGACTTCGCTGCATTCACCGGCGAGGTCGGCGAAGTCGGCGCGCGCGAGGATGTGGTCGCGCCGGCCCGCGTCGAGCGTGAGCGACGCGTTCTCGAACTCGCCGATCGACGCCGCGAGATCGGGGAGATAGGTCGGTCCGAGGCCGGCGGGGACGAGCAGCTCCTGGAGCCGGGTGGCCTCGGCGAGCATCGCCTTGGCGTGGCCGACGATGCCGCGGTTCGGGCCCTGGTAGTCGGGCGGGACGAACAGCCCGGCCAGCGACGGCGTCTTCTTGGCGGCGCGTTCGGCGACGCGCACCAGGATGCGCAGGTTGA
The DNA window shown above is from Gemmatimonadota bacterium and carries:
- a CDS encoding type II toxin-antitoxin system RelE/ParE family toxin, yielding MRWTEQAVADVEAIRDYVARDSSHYATLLVERLVNCMDAVSRFPELGRIVPEYDRGDLRELLQGSYRVVYRLKDGQAEVLTVFHGARIFPLGIEDAR